The proteins below come from a single Chiloscyllium punctatum isolate Juve2018m chromosome 20, sChiPun1.3, whole genome shotgun sequence genomic window:
- the LOC140491794 gene encoding eukaryotic translation initiation factor 4E-1A-like gives MKHPLQNRWTLWFYKNDKNKLWQANLRLVTKFDTVEDFWALYNHIQLASRLMSGCDYAVFKDGIEPMWEDDRNKCGGRWLITLSKQQRMLELDQYWLETLLCLIGEAFDDYSNDICGAVINIRAKGDKIAIWTCDTENEEAVLHIGKTYKERLGLPMKIVIGYQAHADTATKSGLGVKNKFVV, from the exons ATGAAGCATCCTTTGCAAAACAG GTGGACTCTCTGGTTTTACAAAAATGATAAAAATAAGCTCTGGCAGGCAAATCTTCGTCTTGTTACTAAATTTGACACCGTGGAGGATTTTTGGGC ATTGTACAATCACATTCAACTTGCCAGTAGGCTGATGTCAGGTTGTGATTATGCTGTCTTTAAG GATGGTATTGAACCCATGTGGGAAGACGACAGAAACAAATGTGGTGGAAGATGGTTAATCACACTGTCCAAGCAGCAAAGAATGCTGGAACTAGATCAATACTGGCTAGAAACA TTGCTATGTCTTATTGGAGAAGCTTTTGACGATTATAGCAATGACATATGTGGTGCGGTAATTAATATCCGAGCAAAAGGGGATAAAATAGCAATATGGACCTGTGACACAGAAAATGAAGAAGCAGTTTTACACATAGG AAAAACCTACAAGGAAAGGCTTGGTCTTCCCATGAAGATTGTGATTGGCTATCAAGCGCATGCAGACACTGCAACAAAGAGTGGATTGGGAGTTAAAAACAAATTTGTTGTTTGA